The genomic DNA TTTACGGCGATTTTTCGCGCCAGATCGAGTTTCAGATCGCGCAAGACGACGCTTTCGAGCTGTTTTATAACCCCTCTTACGATCCCAGCGCGGCATTTACAATACAAAGCGGCGCTCTTGTATTGGAGGAAATTACGATTAAAGACGCGTGGGGCGAAAGGACGCTCGCCAAGATAATAGACGGCGAGATCGCGCCGCCGCTTGTCCTGACTCCTTTGGATTCTGGCGGCGCGGGAATGTAAATTGGGGGACGCTTTGCGGTTTAGGGCGAACGCGGCGATAGCGGTTATAAAGAAGCGCGTATGATCGTATGCGGAATTGACGAGGCGGGACGAGGTTGTTTAGCCGGTCCTATGGCGATGGCGGGCGCGATTCTTAAAACGGCGATCGAAGGGCTAAACGACTCCAAAAAACTAAGTCCAAAAAGACGCTTTGAATTGGCGGAAACGATTAAAGAGAACGCGATCTTTCATATCGTTATGTTTAGCGCCGCGGAAATCGACGAAAACGGCTTGAGCGCCTGCCTACGATCGGGGCTAGTCGAGATCAAAGCCTCAATTAAAGCCGATCGGTATCTATACGACGGAAATTGCGCCTACGGCGTTTCGGGGATAGAAACGCTCGTAAAAGCAGACGCGAGCGTAGCGGAGGCGTGCGCGGCGAGCATACT from Helicobacteraceae bacterium includes the following:
- a CDS encoding ribonuclease HII; the encoded protein is MIVCGIDEAGRGCLAGPMAMAGAILKTAIEGLNDSKKLSPKRRFELAETIKENAIFHIVMFSAAEIDENGLSACLRSGLVEIKASIKADRYLYDGNCAYGVSGIETLVKADASVAEACAASILAKTAKDRALLSLAENYPQYGFASHQGYGVKAHLAAIDRFGLTPFHRRSFKRRVTSGAIDLFGQNR